CAGTTCTTCTTCCTCTTCGATTATCTTTCTAAAAAATTGTTTCCGCTCTTCGGTCACAGGAGCGCTTATTTCTTCCATACTCCGAGAATTAGGGAACATCGGCTTGTATACCATTTTGCAACCACCTACAGGCTCTATTGACAATCCGGCTATAATCCCTTCGTCCATCCAATACGGCTCTCCAGACAGCCTGTAACTCACTCCTTGGTTCTATTTTTGGGTGCTTCGCAGCAAATTACATAGATACTTTCTAAACTTATTGAGTTCTGCGAGAAAACGCAGGAATGTGAAAAATGGTAGAAAAAATAAACCCTGAAAAGGTACTTGCAGTTCTAACAGAAAACCCTAAGAGTCAGTCAGAAATAGCACGGGAATTGAACTGCTACCGGGGAACACCTCGCAGACATCTTCAGCGGTTGGAAGCATTCGACGCAGCCCGATTGACAGATAATGGATGTGTACGAACCGGTACGGCATATGTAGCGCAACAACTCGCAACAGGTGCTCCGCAGGATATGTCCGATGAGGATATCATCGCTAATGCTTTGAAGCATTGCGAGTGGCTTGATTCCGGTGAAAGCCTGCTTGACAGCGTGCAATGGGCGATTGCCGAGCACGGTAGCAGCCTATGTTATCACATTGACAACATGATCACGTGCCTTGATGACGAAGACGAAAAAAGCGTACATGTTTTGTGGTGGGCTACAAAGAGCTGCGAGAGTCTGCGGAGCATGCTGACCTGCACCTCAAAGCGATCAAGTACCTTCGAGCGTACAAAAAAGCGTTGGAACTGAAAAAAGGCGGTGAGTAATATGCAGATCATGAAGTTTCTGAACGAAGAACCTGTTGAGCTGTATGACTCCATCGAAGACCTACTTGCGGAGCACCCTGCATCCAAGCCTGTATTTCAATCCTCACCCGTAAGGGTGACTTGGTAATGAAGCTTACTCGCATTCCCATATCTATTCTCAGGTTATAAGAGAGTTCTGCCTTAGTAGCATATCCTGTTATTTTTACTTTGTCGCTTCATAACATTTGCTACTTCCGATAAACTTCCGTATAATCTGTATATAAATTCCTATAAGCTCACGATGGCAGACGATGCTGGATTTAGAAAAGTATATATAAAGCTCAGGATAGAGCCAAATTCATGGCGATAATATACATTGGGCAGAAACTCGGAAGTATTGACAGAATCCGGAAACATGTAGACATGCGCGTACCGCGTAGCGCCGGATGCGTCACATTTCTCAGGGACGGTTTGGTCGTGGAAGTGGTCAATACCAGCAGTATGCGTGAGACTGTGTATGAGCGGGTTTGCGGCTGGCGAAATGTGCATATCCATGCTCGGCTGGACTATGCGGATCAGGTGGAGATCTGCGAGGGTACTGTCGAAGGTGATGTACAGTATCCGAAAAATGAGACATATTGTGCGTATTGATGCCCAAACTTGGGTCTTACTCTTTTTATCACATTAAGGTGTAGCCGATACCGATTTGTACATATCCCGTCAGCAAGAATGAAAACCAATTAGTGTTGGCTTTGCGCGAGTTATTGCTCGGTTACATGGAAGAATAACAACAATTACACTGAGCAGGATAGTAAGAATAAGAATTTCATCAAAAAGTTTCCCAGCAGGTGTATCTGCTTCAAATATTATCGTATATAACGTGTTTCTCCAATCATTATCAGGTGGTCTATTTTGCGGGTTATCTTTAACTGAACCAGGCATTGTTAACATCCATCATGCATAAGAGTTTAATACGAAATCCAAGTTTCCGCAGATGTGGTCGTGGTACAGAATCTTTGAAAGCAGTTACATCAACCTATGTTTCAAAGAGTAATTAATATTTTTCTTGCAGAATCTAATATCACGGGTATTTAATATCATCACTAGCGCAGTAGCTAATACAATAACTAAAATTATAGTTTAATAATTTAAGTTTTTGACCTGTTCTCCAGTGTGGAATAGTTCGAGTTTTTCTTTACTTCTTCTGCTTTCGTTTTCATGAAGATTCTTCTATCAGCATAGCCCTTACAGGAAAAGTTGCCAGGATGAAACATGTCTATAAATATAAAGAAAGTGATATGTATCCTGTACTTATATAAAATCTCAATATATCTGGTTTCTGTGAGGATTTTCAGCTTTGTTTGAAGAGATGTTCTTATGAATAGTAGCACAGCACTGAAAAATCTTGGCATAGGACTGGCAGTAACCGGCTTTGTCTTGCTGCTAGGATATGGACTCTATAACTTTTTCGCTGTAGAGTCCGACCTGGTACTTAAAGTATCTATTGGAGCAATTGTAGCAGGTATACTACTGGTATTATTGACATTGATAAAAGAAAAGATGAGTGTTGAGGACAAGGGAACTGAAAGAAGATACTAGGTGAGAGTATGATAATCGCAACCACGGATACAATAGCAGGAAAAGAGATTATACACACCCTTGGAATGGCTCGCGGCAGTACCATTCAGGCCAAGCATATTGGTAAGGATATTATGTCAGGTTTGCGCAGCGTCGTAGGGGGAGAACTGACAGAATACTCGGAGATGCTTGAAGAGGCACGGGAGAAAGCAATCAACCGCATGGTTGAGGATGCAGAAAAAATGGGAGCTGATGCCGTGATAAATGTCAGGTTCATGACTTCCATGGTAATGGCAGGGGCAGCCGAGATACTTGCATACGGAACAGCTGTTAATATAAGGGACAAGGAATAATCAAAGAATAAGGAATAATTAAAGAATAGTGATTGAGCCAGGGAGTCTCACTGCTTTGCAGTTAACGATATCTTGACCTGTTTATCTCTTTCAATTTTACAATATCGTGGCGGTTTATCTGCTGCTCTGGTTTATATATTGTTTTTACTTCCTGCTCGTCTTTTGAGAAAGTTAAAAGGAGAAAGTTAGTTTTTGCAGGGCCCTGCTTTGTGACAGGCAGAGCCCTGACTTTTTCATGAAAAAAGGAATCCGGTTTGTTTGAAATCTTTAGATATCAGCAAACGTGTATGTATTTGTCCACAAGTTTCCTGATCTCTTCGTTCTTACCGTAGAGCCTCTCACTGAGCTGATTGTCGTCAAGGCCTTCAAGGTATTTTACGGTGTCATTGATCATACCATCTGTGAAGACATCATACTGAGTGAAGACGTCCCTGTACTTCTTCAGGGCTTGAGCGGACTCATAGCAGGAAGCAGGCAGGTGTTCAAGCTGAGCGAGCCTGTCCTTGTGCTCTTCCTTGAAAATGTTGACATCAATGTAGAGCTTCTTTGCAAGGTCAAGAGCGTTGTCCATTTCAAAGCCGTGGCGGATACCTACAGCAAATGCTGCAAGAAGGAGGTAAAGGTCAGCTGAGGGGTCTGCTGCACGGAATTCAAAGGTTGACTTGTAGCTGTGGCTCCTGAATTCTTCATTGTAGGTCGGGTTGGCTATTGCAATCATCTTGCTGGACTCTTCAGAGAACCATCCGAGTGGCACACGAATGAGTGCGGAGCGGTTCCTGTCTCCCCAGCAGATGTTGGTAGGAGCTTCCTGGTGAGGAACAAGGCGCAGGTAGGATGTTGGGATCCTGTTTCCAAAGGCAGTAATTCCTCCTGCAACGTCAAGAAGACCGGCCATTGCACGCTTTGCAGTGTCGCTGACGTCGCCGTTCTCCACCATAACACTCTTTCCATCCTTCAGGAGCTTCATGTGGACGTGCAGTCCGCTGCCTGCTTTTCCTACAGTGATCTTCGGGGCAAAGCTGACAACTACGCCGTACTGGTCGGCAAGCATCCTGAGCATCCATTTTGCAATAATCAGACGGTCTGCACTGTTCTCAAGTGTGTCGGTCTCGAACTCAATCTCGTTCTGCTCGTAGTAGTACTTGTCATCTGTGAAGTTTCCGACTTCGGAGTGCCCGTACTTAATTTTTCCTCCAGCTTCGGAGATGTACATCATTGCTTCTTTCCTTAACTGGTCGAATTTGGTGAAAGGATTGGACTCGTGGTACCCTCTCTGGTCAACAGCCGGGAAACCCATGTTGACTTCATCTTTGTTGGCAATAATGTAGTATTCGAGTTCGCCCATTGCCTGAAGTTCGTAGCCTGTCTTCTCGGTCAGGACCTGAGAAGCCTTTTTCATGACAGTCTCGGAAGAGCTTTTGAGTGGGCTTCCGTCCTTGTCAAAGTAAGAACAGAG
The genomic region above belongs to Methanosarcina horonobensis HB-1 = JCM 15518 and contains:
- a CDS encoding YbjQ family protein yields the protein MIIATTDTIAGKEIIHTLGMARGSTIQAKHIGKDIMSGLRSVVGGELTEYSEMLEEAREKAINRMVEDAEKMGADAVINVRFMTSMVMAGAAEILAYGTAVNIRDKE
- a CDS encoding glutamine synthetase family protein; the encoded protein is MKTSSIELNPNKLVQYLNKPANEFTKEDIIKFIKENGIKMLNFRYVGGDGRLKALTFVIRDEEHLDNVLSAGERVDGSSLFSYIEADTSDLYVLPKYRTAFVNPFEEIPTLDILCSYFDKDGSPLKSSSETVMKKASQVLTEKTGYELQAMGELEYYIIANKDEVNMGFPAVDQRGYHESNPFTKFDQLRKEAMMYISEAGGKIKYGHSEVGNFTDDKYYYEQNEIEFETDTLENSADRLIIAKWMLRMLADQYGVVVSFAPKITVGKAGSGLHVHMKLLKDGKSVMVENGDVSDTAKRAMAGLLDVAGGITAFGNRIPTSYLRLVPHQEAPTNICWGDRNRSALIRVPLGWFSEESSKMIAIANPTYNEEFRSHSYKSTFEFRAADPSADLYLLLAAFAVGIRHGFEMDNALDLAKKLYIDVNIFKEEHKDRLAQLEHLPASCYESAQALKKYRDVFTQYDVFTDGMINDTVKYLEGLDDNQLSERLYGKNEEIRKLVDKYIHVC